The following are encoded together in the Mesoplodon densirostris isolate mMesDen1 chromosome 2, mMesDen1 primary haplotype, whole genome shotgun sequence genome:
- the LOC132484192 gene encoding histone H2B type 2-E: MPEPAKSAPAPKKGSKKAVTKAQKKDGKKRKRSRKESYSIYVYKVLKQVHPDTGISSKAMGIMNSFVNDIFERIAGEASRLAHYNKRSTITSREIQTAVRLLLPGELAKHAVSEGTKAVTKYTSSK, translated from the coding sequence ATGCCTGAGCCGGCAAAATCCGCTCCCGCGCCCAAGAAGGGCTCGAAGAAAGCTGTCACCAAAGCTCAGAAGAAGGACGGCAAAAAGCGTAAGCGCAGTCGCAAGGAGAGCTATTCTATCTACGTGTACAAAGTGCTGAAACAGGTGCACCCGGATACCGGCATCTCGTCCAAGGCTATGGGCATCATGAACTCGTTTGTCAACGACATCTTCGAGCGCATCGCGGGCGAAGCGTCGCGCCTGGCGCATTACAACAAGCGCTCGACCATCACCTCCCGGGAGATCCAGACGGCCGTGCGCCTGCTGCTGCCCGGCGAGCTCGCCAAGCACGCTGTGTCCGAGGGCACCAAGGCGGTCACCAAGTACACCAGCTCCAAGTGA
- the LOC132484195 gene encoding histone H2A type 2-C, producing the protein MSGRGKQGGKARAKAKSRSSRAGLQFPVGRVHRLLRKGNYAERVGAGAPVYMAAVLEYLTAEILELAGNAARDNKKTRIIPRHLQLAIRNDEELNKLLGKVTIAQGGVLPNIQAVLLPKKTESHKAKSK; encoded by the coding sequence ATGTCTGGCCGCGGAAAGCAAGGAGGCAAGGCCCGCGCCAAGGCCAAGTCGCGGTCGTCCCGCGCAGGTCTGCAGTTCCCGGTGGGGCGAGTGCACCGTCTCCTACGCAAAGGCAACTACGCTGAGCGGGTGGGGGCTGGTGCCCCCGTGTACATGGCGGCAGTCCTTGAGTACCTGACCGCCGAAATCCTGGAGCTGGCGGGCAACGCGGCCCGAGACAACAAGAAGACGCGCATCATCCCTCGTCACCTGCAGCTGGCTATCCGCAACGACGAGGAACTGAACAAGCTGTTGGGCAAAGTCACCATCGCCCAGGGTGGCGTTTTGCCCAACATCCAGGCCGTTCTATTACCAAAGAAAACCGAAAGCCACAAAGCCAAAAGCAAATAA
- the LOC132484194 gene encoding histone H2A type 2-B: MSGRGKQGGKARAKAKSRSSRAGLQFPVGRVHRLLRKGNYAERVGAGAPVYLAAVLEYLTAEILELAGNAARDNKKTRIIPRHLQLAVRNDEELNKLLGGVTIAQGGVLPNIQAVLLPKKTESHKPGKNK, encoded by the coding sequence ATGTCAGGACGCGGAAAGCAGGGAGGCAAAGCTCGGGCCAAGGCCAAGTCGCGCTCATCCCGCGCTGGCCTTCAGTTCCCCGTGGGGCGAGTGCACCGCCTGCTGCGCAAAGGCAACTACGCCGAGCGAGTGGGGGCCGGCGCGCCAGTGTACCTGGCGGCCGTGCTGGAGTACCTGACAGCGGAAATCCTGGAGCTGGCCGGCAACGCGGCCCGAGACAATAAGAAGACGCGCATCATCCCTCGCCATTTGCAACTAGCCGTGAGAAATGATGAAGAGCTCAACAAGTTACTCGGGGGTGTCACAATTGCCCAGGGCGGCGTCTTGCCCAATATCCAGGCAGTCTTGTTGCCCAAGAAAACGGAGAGTCACAAGCCTGGCAAGAATAAGTAA